Below is a window of Natranaerobius trueperi DNA.
TATACTCGTTATACTTATGCTACTGCTCTTAGAGGGATAAGATTAATTGCTCTTTTAATTACAGTAATTTTACCTGGATTTTATGTAAGTATGGTTTCTTTTCATCCGGAAATGATTCCAAAAGAATTAGCAATATCTATTGCTGTTGCATCAGAAGGAGTACCTTTTCCGACTTTTATAGAAGTTCTCGCTTTTGGTTTGATATTTGAAATACTCCGAGAAGCTGGTATTAGAATGCCTAGTAATGTTGGTTCAGCTGTAAGTATAGTAGGAGCATTAATTTTAGGAGAAGCAGCTATTCAAGCTGGGGTTGTAGGAGCACCTGTTGTTATTATAACAGCACTTACAGCAATTTCTGGGTTTGCAGTACCTACTCAGTTAGATGCTCTTACTATGCTTAGAATACCATTTATTTTAGCAGCTATAGTTATGGGATTACCAGGAGTTTTAACAGTGTTTAACTTTACTATAATTTATCTTTGTACACTGCGCTCCTTTGGAGTTCCATACTTTTCTCCGGTGGGTCCCTTATCTTTATATGGGTTTAAGGATTTAATAATTAGAGCTCCTTGGTGGTTTATGTATAGAAGACCTGAACTAATAGCTAAGGAAAATAAGAATAGACAGCCTTTTGGTCAAAGACCTAAACCTGATGACGATAACTAATAAAACAAGGTGATAACATGAAATATAAATTAGTGTGTTGCTTAATTATTATTCTTTTAACTAGTTTACTTACAGGATGTTGGAGCAGATTAGAAATTGATGAGCGGGCTTTAGTAATGGGAGTTGGAGTAGATGAAACTGAAGAAGGTATGATTCAGTTGAGTATTCAAATATTACTCCCAAGGGAACATGGAGTAGCTGGTGAAGGAGGAGAAGGAGGAGAAGAATCTGTTTGGGTAGCAGAGACTACCGGTCATACAATTTTTGATGCTACTAGAAATTTAGTCACCAAAACAGGGCGTGATATATTTTGGCAGTATAGTGAAATAATTGTATTAGGTGAAGATGTGGCTGAAAGGGAAGTTGAACGAGTTTTAGATGCTTTTGTAAGAGACCGGGATGCTCGTTTGAATCAAAAAGTTTTAGTAGCTGATGGAAAAGCATCTGATATCATGAATGCTACCCATGAACAACAAGCAATACCTTCAGACGCTGTAGCGGAAATGGTAAGAGCTCAAGATACACTAGGAAAAGGAGGTACTAGAGTAACCTTACTTGATTTTTCGCAGAAAATAAAATCTACTGGTAGAGTAGCTTTTGCTCCAAGAATAGAATTAGTACAAGAAGAAGGTGAAGGAGATGAGTTAGAAGGAGAAGAACTTAAAATATCAGGTATAGCAATTTTTGATCATGAGGATAGATTTGCAAGTTTTTTAGAAGCAGATGAAACTAGAGGTGTTAATTGGATATTAGGAGATTTAGATTCAACTTTACTAGTTTTAACAGAAGAATTTGAAGAGGGTGCAGAAATTAGCTTTGAGATGATTTCACTTGCAAGTAAAGTTGAACCTGATATTTTAGAAGATGGCACTCCTAAAATGGCAATTGAATTAGAACTTGATGGTAATATTGGAGAAAAACAGCCAACAGTTGA
It encodes the following:
- a CDS encoding Ger(x)C family spore germination protein, whose product is MCCLIIILLTSLLTGCWSRLEIDERALVMGVGVDETEEGMIQLSIQILLPREHGVAGEGGEGGEESVWVAETTGHTIFDATRNLVTKTGRDIFWQYSEIIVLGEDVAEREVERVLDAFVRDRDARLNQKVLVADGKASDIMNATHEQQAIPSDAVAEMVRAQDTLGKGGTRVTLLDFSQKIKSTGRVAFAPRIELVQEEGEGDELEGEELKISGIAIFDHEDRFASFLEADETRGVNWILGDLDSTLLVLTEEFEEGAEISFEMISLASKVEPDILEDGTPKMAIELELDGNIGEKQPTVDLPIEDHKKILEKKAATVVENEIKSALERTQKLQADVFGFGEAIHNEFPDQWNEIEEEWPDIFAELPSEVEVQVNIRRTGLIRDRFDE